One Glycine max cultivar Williams 82 chromosome 4, Glycine_max_v4.0, whole genome shotgun sequence DNA segment encodes these proteins:
- the LOC102661127 gene encoding uncharacterized protein, translated as MGFIYEAMDRAKEAIQRAFNNNEGKYKDILAIIDKRWDCQLHHPLHAAGYYLNPKFFYTNPNIDSDNEVVDDLYKCIDKLSEDDDFVVEVHKQLLVYKRAGERFGMTVAMKARTEISPAEWWILYGGKTPHLQTIAIKVLSLTCSSSGCERNWSTFEHIHSKKRSRLEHQKRSRLEHQKLQDLVYVKYNQALLDRFECHDVIDPIALNDIDDSNEWLLGELEGEEAGNYLVFDDDDLNWLDVAEATGAVEEEDEDEGEEEYNSNASESDEFQQHNDLGLEEDEDSD; from the exons ATGGGTTTCATTTATGAAGCAATGGATAGGGCCAAAGAAGCAATTCAAAGAGCTTTCAATAACAATGAAGGGAAGTATAAGGATATCCTTGCAATCATTGATAAAAGATGGGATTGCCAACTTCACCACCCTTTGCATGCAGCGGGTTATTATCTAAATCCAAAGTTCTTTTACACCAATCCAAACATTGACAGTGATAATGAAGTGGTGGATGACCTCTACAAATGTATTGATAAGCTtagtgaagatgatgattttgtAGTTGAAGTTCACAAACAATTGCTAGTGTATAAAAGGGCTGGGGAGAGGTTTGGTATGACTGTAGCAATGAAAGCAAGGACTGAAATATCTCCTG CTGAGTGGTGGATATTGTATGGAGGAAAAACACCACACTTGCAAACCATTGCCATTAAAGTTCTAAGTTTGACTTGTAGCTCATCAGGATGTGAGCGTAATTGGAGTACCTTTGAGCAT attCACTCAAAGAAGAGAAGTAGGCTTGAGCACCAGAAGAGAAGTAGGCTTGAGCACCAAAAGCTTCAAGATTTGGTTTATGTTAAGTATAATCAAGCTCTTCTAGATCGCTTTGAGTGTCATGATGTGATTGATCCTATTGCTTTAAATGATATTGATGATAGCAATGAGTGGTTATTGGGAGAATTGGAAGGAGAAGAAGCTGGTAATTATTTggtttttgatgatgatgatttgaaTTGGTTAGATGTTGCTGAGGCAACTGGGGCTG tggaagaagaggatgaagatgaGGGGGAAGAAGAGTACAATTCTAATGCTAGTGAGAGTGATGAATTTCAGCAACACAATGATTTGGGTCTTGAAGAGGATGAAGATTCTGATTAG